Part of the Penicillium digitatum chromosome 4, complete sequence genome is shown below.
GCATGGTGGCTGTAGTGTCCCCTATAGGCTTGAGTTCGTAGAGGGGCTTGAAGaactcttttccttcttctttggtcCCGTTGTAAAATACCACGGCGAGAAGACCAGAATCCCCATCTGGTGGGATGAAGTTTCCGATAATGATTGAAAGCATGGAATTGCCATCGGTGGTTTTCACTATGAGACTCTGGGGTTAGTCACTAACGCGCATCGGATCGTTAGttccaagatgaagaagacacACTGAATATATTACCAAATTCGATCAGTTCGGCCAATTTGTCAGGAGAGTAAGCTAGAAAGCCAGCCCAGCAATCCCCCTGAGGATAGGCCTGGGAAGTAAAGCTTGTAACTACTCCAAAATTGGACCCAGCACCACGAAACGCCCAAAATAGATCGGCATTCTCATCTTTATTGGCGATGACTATGTCTCCATTGGCGAGAACCGCTTCGCAGCCCAAAAGGCAATCCAGTGCTAGACCTCGACGGCCAGTCAGATACCCATAGCCACCACCCAAGATGAGACCACCAACACCCGTATCACCGACGACTCCACTGACAGTACCGAGACCATGCTCCCACAAGGCCCCATTGACATCCTCCCATGTACAACCCCCACCGAAGGAGATAGTTTGTTTAAGCGGATCGACGACGGTGGAGCGCATTTGAAACAGATCAATGACCATGCCACCATCGGAAGCTGAATCTCCACTTGTGGAATGTCCGCCACCGCATATGGCCAGTGGGAGCACTTCGTGCTCTGTCGCATAACGAAGAGCCACGCTCACCTCTGCCGCGCTGGTAGGGCGAACGACAACTGCGGCCGGCTTAATACACGATGCGCTCCATCGTTTTAAGCTTGCCTCATACCCAGAGTCACCAGGGACGTAGATCTCTGTACGTGGCAAGGCTTGACGAAGCTCATCGAAGTTGGATGCTGCCATTTGGAGGAGAAGATTTTTTTAAGACGATCCTATGAATGGGAGACTAAGTACCTGAGTCTTTTGTGACA
Proteins encoded:
- a CDS encoding FAD linked oxidase, N-terminal, which translates into the protein MAASNFDELRQALPRTEIYVPGDSGYEASLKRWSASCIKPAAVVVRPTSAAEVSVALRYATEHEVLPLAICGGGHSTSGDSASDGGMVIDLFQMRSTVVDPLKQTISFGGGCTWEDVNGALWEHGLGTVSGVVGDTGVGGLILGGGYGYLTGRRGLALDCLLGCEAVLANGDIVIANKDENADLFWAFRGAGSNFGVVTSFTSQAYPQGDCWAGFLAYSPDKLAELIEFGNIFMKTTDGNSMLSIIIGNFIPPDGDSGLLAVVFYNGTKEEGKEFFKPLYELKPIGDTTATMPYTEVNLMFNKHPRTPKDRHLFGGANFTLPLNVTHGLQIAEHFWRTTRLPENENLRGSTLTFEYHPTHQIRQVAVKDTAFGNRGQFSSTCITMNWTDETRDADARSLSKFFSQYIAAKTGFKGDKHSDGSSSYANYFSDKTRAEKVFGPNTARLRELKQKYDPTCVFKKILDLSPDDNGH